In one Paracoccus everestensis genomic region, the following are encoded:
- a CDS encoding IS3 family transposase (programmed frameshift) has translation MSKPRFTPAYPAELRERGVRLFRENRGDYASDTAAYRAIAPKLGCSPDSLRVWCQQAERDAGQRGGLTSAEKDRIRELEREVRELRQANEILKKASAYFAGGGARPPLPQMIAFIDDHRCVHGVGPICRVLGIAPSTYHAFKAVERNPDLASDRARRDRLDMAAIKEAFDGSRGRYGARKVWHQLRREGHDIARCTVERLMKGMGLQGVVRGKKVITTHPDAAQPCPDDKVNRTFAADMPNQLWVSDFTYVSSWQGMVYVAFVIDVFARKIVGWRVSSSMTTGFVLDALNQAICQRTPSETDKLIHHSDRGSQYLSIRYTERLAEAGIDTSVGSVGDSYDNALAESIIGLFKTEVIKFLGPWKSVGPVEWETLKWVDWYNKTRLHSAIGYVTPNEAEEAFYASLNAAEKAA, from the exons ATGTCAAAGCCGAGATTCACCCCCGCCTATCCGGCCGAGCTTCGCGAACGCGGTGTTCGGCTTTTCCGAGAGAACCGTGGCGACTATGCCAGCGACACGGCTGCCTACAGGGCGATCGCGCCGAAGCTTGGCTGTTCGCCCGACAGCCTGCGCGTCTGGTGCCAGCAGGCCGAACGTGATGCCGGTCAGCGCGGCGGTCTGACGAGCGCGGAGAAGGACCGGATCAGGGAGTTGGAGCGCGAGGTCCGTGAACTGCGCCAGGCCAATGAGATCCTGAAGAAGGCCAGTGCGTATTTCGCAG GCGGCGGAGCTCGACCGCCCCTTCCGCAAATGATCGCGTTCATCGACGATCACCGTTGTGTCCATGGTGTCGGGCCGATCTGCCGGGTTCTGGGGATCGCACCATCGACGTATCATGCCTTCAAGGCCGTCGAGCGTAATCCCGATCTGGCGTCGGATCGGGCCAGGCGGGATCGCTTGGACATGGCTGCCATCAAGGAGGCTTTCGATGGCAGCCGAGGCAGATATGGCGCGCGCAAGGTCTGGCACCAATTACGCCGCGAAGGGCACGATATCGCCCGCTGCACGGTGGAGCGGCTGATGAAGGGGATGGGATTGCAAGGCGTTGTCCGCGGCAAGAAGGTCATCACGACCCACCCCGATGCGGCTCAGCCTTGCCCGGACGACAAGGTGAACCGGACCTTCGCCGCGGATATGCCAAACCAGCTCTGGGTCAGCGATTTCACCTATGTCTCAAGCTGGCAGGGCATGGTCTATGTCGCCTTCGTCATCGACGTCTTCGCCCGGAAGATCGTCGGCTGGCGCGTCTCGAGCTCGATGACGACTGGTTTCGTGTTGGATGCTTTGAACCAGGCTATCTGCCAGAGGACCCCATCCGAGACTGACAAGCTGATCCATCATAGTGATCGAGGCAGCCAATACCTGTCGATCCGATATACCGAACGGCTGGCTGAGGCAGGCATCGACACCTCGGTCGGCAGCGTCGGGGACTCCTATGACAATGCCCTCGCGGAAAGCATCATTGGTCTGTTCAAGACCGAGGTCATCAAGTTCCTCGGACCCTGGAAGTCCGTCGGTCCGGTCGAATGGGAAACCTTGAAATGGGTCGACTGGTATAACAAGACGCGCCTGCACAGCGCCATCGGTTACGTCAC
- a CDS encoding ATP-binding protein, with protein MADALGAIDPALAKRMVDWLATAPGLYASDLTDVVARLSRSSACHDAALTLAGHVERKIQLDTDVGSRVTAYGRLARAVWRVSTHEAAAYFRRALDLAEAIGSDDFDRTNHLLELTGHYKGAELSPEASHTLARILELNQGEDGRFPWIEYAQTMVPIAGRGTLAMLARLDDRDVARLSYSLGPTLTVLTRQSKLSAVTAAALFGLASPAEAWTWNISNFASEALPNIPQVHHEWFFNLLLVEIDRDDQLAPTRETIEGLHRLAEGTLPATSASRLRIEGLLRRRGPQAEAPTPAVTAAATAEAPETYPIDLTDPDEIDREILHKEVDQAGRRWPARTLLELAGRASTPAERLGFVQAVVEAGNATLADKVRALDDHIVEWSKTSAAMRDALPELGLRLAAKHARELASSSTDAWSAWRGLEKYFCADRTALVEGVVAGLRSVADELEGNAWLGLAARLAAKVSDQAIAKGLERFLTTSAEKLPAEVGDGPWSDCLSVPGDEADVVAGLVWARLGHPVAAMRWRAAHAVRRLAEVQRFDILDELVARFASGSGLQFIDAKLPFYPMHAQLWLLIALARVSKDHPERLAAHRQFFERVALSSEFPHVVMRAFAIDALREIARLLDPAENQALLDVISTSNVSPYDYNPKEGYSELRYVERPGSSPRPEDAFHLDYDFDKYQLKRLRQVFARPAWEIEDRISSWVRRWDKSVRGMHECPRTASYADTWSSGYVPDRDPYGGYLGWHALMLVAGELLASLPVAGNDWRGDAWSAFLDDYRLSRVDGLWLADLTDTFPLDLARESDIKMPESGDKRHTTRDDRQLLAPLLGISDGKLTAVWMPVSGSWSIGRDTTLTIRSVLANESDARSVVMTLLSDEPFFRWLPDDEDEISRHFGKEDHSVQPWVAVTPNTQRQLDRHDPYGTSSALGRPFPVGFTQKVLGIAPSDPVVRQWAGANEPQFYAEAWGAEGGRGEHAWIETGSRLFVRTASLKALLEAVDRELVIFVKLQKYHRGKSNGRAGDTSPFTHRSLIAVSNRSGEVRLPQRLSPKTKRALDALDANRRRDFYPRFRAIAGLPDEWLAHKQQAPQFDAESFRKIIEGLAPDDTGL; from the coding sequence GTGGCCGATGCACTGGGCGCGATAGACCCCGCGCTCGCCAAGAGGATGGTGGATTGGCTGGCAACCGCCCCGGGCTTGTACGCTTCCGACCTGACAGACGTAGTGGCTCGACTGTCGCGGAGCAGTGCATGCCATGATGCCGCGCTTACCCTCGCTGGCCATGTCGAGCGCAAAATACAGCTCGATACGGACGTGGGGTCGCGAGTCACCGCCTATGGACGTCTCGCCCGAGCGGTGTGGCGGGTCAGCACCCACGAGGCAGCCGCATATTTCAGGCGAGCGCTCGATCTGGCGGAAGCCATCGGATCGGACGATTTTGATCGTACCAATCATCTGCTCGAACTGACGGGTCACTACAAAGGCGCGGAGTTATCACCAGAGGCCTCTCATACCCTCGCTCGAATATTGGAGCTCAATCAGGGCGAGGATGGACGCTTTCCATGGATCGAATATGCCCAAACCATGGTGCCAATCGCTGGCCGAGGCACGCTAGCAATGCTGGCCCGACTGGATGATCGGGATGTTGCGAGGCTCAGTTACTCGCTTGGCCCCACTCTCACGGTCCTCACGCGCCAATCGAAATTGTCAGCGGTGACGGCGGCCGCGCTCTTTGGTCTGGCTTCACCCGCTGAGGCTTGGACTTGGAACATATCGAATTTCGCATCCGAGGCGCTCCCGAACATTCCGCAAGTCCACCACGAATGGTTCTTCAATCTACTGCTCGTGGAAATCGATCGCGATGATCAACTTGCGCCGACCCGCGAAACCATCGAAGGACTCCACCGGTTAGCTGAAGGGACTCTTCCTGCCACATCTGCCTCTCGGTTGCGGATCGAAGGACTGCTTCGTCGGCGTGGACCGCAAGCCGAAGCGCCGACGCCAGCAGTTACCGCGGCGGCGACTGCAGAGGCTCCGGAAACCTACCCGATCGATCTCACCGATCCGGACGAAATCGATCGGGAGATACTGCACAAGGAAGTGGATCAGGCTGGCCGGCGCTGGCCGGCTCGAACATTGCTCGAACTCGCTGGGCGGGCCTCTACCCCGGCGGAACGCCTGGGTTTCGTCCAAGCCGTCGTCGAGGCCGGCAACGCCACTCTCGCGGACAAGGTCAGAGCGTTGGATGATCATATCGTAGAATGGAGCAAGACCTCTGCGGCCATGCGTGATGCGTTGCCCGAACTAGGCCTCCGCCTCGCGGCAAAACATGCCAGAGAATTGGCAAGCTCCAGCACTGATGCTTGGAGCGCTTGGCGCGGACTAGAGAAGTACTTCTGCGCCGACCGAACTGCTCTGGTCGAGGGTGTAGTAGCGGGACTTCGTAGCGTTGCCGATGAGCTGGAAGGGAACGCGTGGCTTGGCTTGGCGGCACGTCTAGCCGCCAAGGTCAGCGATCAAGCGATTGCGAAAGGATTAGAGCGGTTCCTTACCACCAGTGCCGAAAAGCTGCCGGCCGAAGTCGGTGACGGCCCTTGGAGCGACTGCCTTTCGGTGCCGGGAGATGAAGCAGACGTCGTAGCCGGGCTGGTGTGGGCTCGGCTAGGTCATCCGGTGGCGGCGATGCGCTGGCGAGCGGCCCATGCCGTGAGACGCCTGGCTGAAGTTCAGCGCTTCGATATTCTGGACGAACTCGTTGCCCGCTTTGCTTCCGGCTCGGGATTGCAGTTCATTGATGCAAAGCTCCCATTCTACCCGATGCATGCGCAGCTGTGGCTGTTGATTGCTCTTGCCCGGGTCAGCAAGGACCATCCCGAAAGGCTAGCCGCACATCGACAGTTCTTCGAACGGGTCGCGCTGTCATCCGAATTTCCACATGTAGTGATGCGCGCATTTGCGATCGATGCACTGCGGGAAATCGCCCGGCTGCTCGACCCTGCCGAGAACCAAGCACTGCTCGACGTCATTTCGACAAGCAACGTGTCGCCGTACGATTACAATCCGAAAGAGGGCTACAGCGAGCTCCGCTACGTCGAGAGACCGGGTTCGTCACCGCGCCCCGAAGATGCCTTCCATTTGGACTACGACTTCGACAAGTACCAGCTTAAGCGACTGCGCCAAGTATTTGCCCGCCCGGCATGGGAAATAGAGGACAGGATAAGTAGTTGGGTACGCCGCTGGGACAAGTCCGTGCGGGGCATGCATGAGTGCCCACGCACCGCGAGCTACGCTGATACGTGGTCGTCTGGGTATGTTCCGGACCGTGATCCCTATGGCGGATATCTTGGCTGGCACGCGCTAATGCTGGTCGCGGGCGAACTTCTCGCTTCGCTGCCAGTCGCCGGCAACGACTGGCGCGGGGACGCCTGGTCCGCTTTCTTGGACGACTACCGGCTATCGCGCGTTGATGGTTTGTGGCTGGCTGACCTCACCGATACATTCCCGCTTGATCTGGCCAGAGAGTCCGACATCAAGATGCCGGAAAGCGGCGACAAGCGCCACACCACTCGAGACGACAGACAATTACTCGCACCCTTGCTGGGCATTAGCGATGGGAAGCTGACGGCCGTCTGGATGCCCGTTTCGGGCAGTTGGTCGATCGGTAGAGACACGACCCTAACTATTCGAAGCGTCCTCGCAAATGAAAGCGATGCACGCTCGGTGGTCATGACTTTGCTTTCCGACGAACCGTTCTTCCGGTGGCTTCCGGACGACGAAGATGAGATCAGCCGCCATTTCGGGAAGGAAGACCATAGTGTTCAGCCTTGGGTTGCCGTGACACCCAACACCCAGCGCCAGCTCGATCGTCACGATCCCTATGGTACTAGCTCCGCCCTCGGACGGCCCTTCCCCGTTGGTTTTACCCAGAAGGTGCTGGGCATCGCACCGAGCGACCCAGTTGTCCGCCAGTGGGCAGGTGCTAACGAGCCACAATTCTACGCAGAGGCTTGGGGCGCTGAAGGAGGCCGGGGCGAACACGCGTGGATCGAGACGGGGTCGCGACTCTTTGTGAGGACAGCTTCGTTGAAGGCGCTGCTGGAGGCCGTTGATCGAGAACTCGTCATCTTTGTCAAACTGCAGAAATATCATCGCGGGAAATCGAACGGGCGCGCCGGCGATACGAGCCCCTTCACGCATCGCTCGCTCATCGCTGTTTCCAATAGAAGCGGCGAAGTCAGGCTGCCGCAGCGCTTGTCCCCCAAGACCAAGCGCGCGCTCGACGCACTCGATGCCAATCGCCGCCGGGATTTCTATCCGCGGTTTAGAGCCATTGCAGGCCTCCCGGACGAGTGGCTAGCTCACAAACAACAGGCTCCACAGTTCGATGCCGAGAGCTTTCGTAAAATTATCGAAGGTCTGGCACCGGATGACACAGGACTGTGA